The Rhodothermales bacterium genome segment CGGCCGACGTGCCGTGCGTGCCGGGGTCCGAAGGCGTCGTGCGCGACGTCCGCGAGGCCATCTCCATCGCCGGCGACATCGGCTATCCGGTGCTCGTGAAGGCCAGCGCCGGCGGCGGCGGACGCGGGATGCGCGTCGTGCAGACCGAAAAGGACCTGCCCAACCTCTTCAACGCGGCGCGGAGCGAGGCCGAAGCGTCCTTCGGGAATGCGGACGTCTATATCGAGAAGTTCGTGCGCCAGCCGCGCCACGTCGAAATCCAGCTCCTGGGCGACGGACAGGGCACCGTGATCCACTTCGGGGAGCGCGAGTGCTCGATCCAGCGCCGGCACCAGAAGCTGCTCGAGGAATCCCCCTCGCCGATCATCGACGAAAAGCTGCGCGCCCGCATGGGCGAGGCGGCGGTGCGCGGCGCCGAGTCGGTGAATTACGAAGGCGCCGGCACGGTCGAGTTCCTCGTCGACGCCGATCGCAACTTCTACTTCATCGAGATGAACACGCGCATCCAGGTGGAGCACCCCGTCACGGAGGAGGTGACGGACAGCGACCTGATCGAGTACCAGATCCGCGTCGCGATGGGCGAGCGGATCCGGAAGCGCGAGGTGCCGATGCAGGGACACAGCATCGAGTGCCGCATCAACGCCGAAAATCCCTACAAGAACTTCAGCCCGTCGCCGGGAACGATCAAGACGTTCCATCCCCCCGGAGGCCACGGCGTCCGGATGGACACCCACGTTTATACCGGCTACGTCATCCCGCCGTATTACGATTCCATGATCGGCAAGCTGATCGTCCGCGCCCGCACGCGCGACCTCGCGATCAAGAAGATGCGCCGCGCGCTGGATGAATTCGTGATCGAGGGCGTGCAGACGACGATTCCGTTCCATCGCCAGCTGATGGACGATCCGAAGTTCCAGGCCGGCACGTTCGACACGCATTTCCTCGAAACATTCAAGCTTAACGAAGCGGAATAAGCCGGCCGAAAGCGTATTCTTGCCTATTCGCGTATCGCCGCATCCAACCCGCGCAGGTTGGTCCGCTCGAGCTGTCGACCATGCTCCGGAGGCGACGACGCGGCCCGGATCATCGACCCAGCTAGCCAACGCCTATCATGGATTTTCCGAAGGATTTACGCTACACGAAGGAGCATGAATGGGTTCGGATGGAGGAGGGCGGCCAGACGGCCGTCATCGGCATCACGAACTTCGCCCAGAGCGAACTCGGCGACATCGTCTATGTCGAACTCGAAGCCGAAGGCTCCTACATCGAAAAAGACGCGGTATTCGGCACCGTCGAGGCCGTCAAGACCGTCTCCGAGCTGTACATGCCGCTGTCCGGACGGATCGTGGCGATCAACGAAGAACTCGATCAAAACCCCGAACTGGTCAACGCAAGCCCCTACGACAAAGGCTGGATGATCCGGATCGAGGTGCAGGACAAGGCCTCGTTCGAGGCGTTGCTGACCGCCGGCGACTACGCCGCTCTGATTGGTTGACCGTTTGCCGGCGCGGCCGGCGTTTCGCTCTCGCTCGCCTCATGCGGCGCTCCATCCAGCGCCCAGTCCGCATTCCTTTCCCCCGGCGGACCGGTTCTTTCAACAGCAGTAGTGTCCATGCACCAGCGCATCATCATTCTGGATTTCGGCTCCCAGTTCACCCAGTTGATCGCACGGCGCGTCCGGGAGGCCGGTGTCTATTCGGAGATCTATCCGTGCACCATCCCTGCGGCCGACGTCATCGCGATGAAGCCGCACGGCCTCATCCTGTCCGGCAGCCACTGGTCGGTCTACGACGACGGCGCGCCTTCCCTGTCGCCGCAGTTGCTGGACCTCAAGCGGGATGACGGGACGCCGGTGCCCGTGCTCGGGATCTGCTACGGGCTGCAAACCATGGCCTACGTCTCGGGGGGCGCCGTCGAACAGGCCGAGCGGCGCGAGTTCGGCCGCGCGGCCATCGACGTGCTGGACGACCAGGATCTGCTGTTCGGGGTACCGAGCGGGTCCACCGTGTGGATGAGCCACGGCGACCACCTGACGCGCCTGCCCGACGGCTACGAGCTGATCGCCAAAACGAGCAACTCGATCGCGGCGGTACGCGCCGCCGGCGAAGCGAAGTACGGGGTGCAGTTTCATCCCGAGGTCGCGCATACGGAATACGGCCGGCAGGTGCTCCACAATTTCGTCCACGGGATCTGCGGCTGCACCGGAGACTGGTCCACGCGCTCCTTCATCGACGAGAAGACGGAGGAGATCCGCAAGCAGGTCGGCGACGACCACGTCATCCTCGGGCTATCGGGCGGGGTCGACTCGTCCGTCGCCGCCGCGCTGTTGCATCATGCGCTCGGCGACCAGCTCACCTGCATCTTCGTGAACAACGGCCTGCTGCGGAAGGGCGAATGGGAGCAGGTGCAGCATACGTTTCGCGACCACTTCCACGTCCGACTCGAAGCCGTCGACGCGACCGACCTCTTTCTGGATCGTCTGGCCGGTGTCGCGGACCCCGAAAAGAAGCGGCGGATCATCGGCAATACGTTTATCGAAGTTTTTGAAGAGGCGACCGACCGCATCACGCAAAGCCTTGGCCGCCGGCCGGCTTTCCTGGCGCAGGGGACGCTCTACCCGGATGTCATCGAGAGCGTCTCGTTCAAGGGCCCGTCGGCGACGATCAAGACGCACCACAACGTGGGCGGTCTGCCCGAAAAACTCAACTTCAAGATCCTGGAGCCCTTCCGCGAGTTATTCAAGGACGAGGTACGGGAGATCGGGCGTCTGCTCCATCTGCCGGAAGACATGATCCGCCGGCACCCCTTCCCCGGGCCGGGCCTGGCCGTGCGGACCCTGGGGCCGGTCACCGCCTCCGACCTCGCCGTGCTCCGCGAGGCCGACGCTATTTTTATCGAGGAGTTGCACCGGCACAACCTGTACGATAGCGTCTGGCAGGCGTTTGCAGTACTTTTACCGGTCCAGTCCGTGGGCGTGATGGGCGACGGGCGAACCTATGAAAACGTATGCGCCCTGCGCGCCGTGACCAGCGTCGACGGCATGACCGCCGACTGGGCCCAGCTGCCCTACGCGTTCCTCGCCCACGTATCGAACCGGATCGTGAACGAGATCCGGGGCATCAACCGTACCGTATACGACATCAGCTCCAAACCCCCCGCCACCATCGAGTGGGAATGAACTCTAACGGCATGCGGAAATTCCTCCTCATCGGACTGCTGCTCGCGCTGGGCGCTGCGCCGGCGCGCGCGCAGGCCCCGACCAACCCGATACCGATCGAAGAATCGGCCGAATCCGTCTTCCAGACCGCCCTGCAGGCCTACCAGGACCGGGAGTACGATGTCGCCGCGCGCCTGTTCGGGGTGGTCGCCAACACCTACGGCTTTCATCGCAAGACGACTGCGGCGCTGGTCATGCGCGCCAAGGCCCTGTATCACCGGGGCGACTACGAGCTGGCGGTCGGGGAGTTGAACAGTTTCCTGTCGCGTTACCCCCGCAGCCGGTATGTGATGGAAGCGCGCAACACCCTGTCGCTTTCCGAGCAGGGGCTCGATCAAACCGCGAACCGGGTCGAGATCGTCCGGCTCGGCATCGCCTTGCCGCTCAGCGAGGAGGCGGCGGCGCTGACGCAGGAGATGTTCAACGGCATCCGGATCGCCGTCGAGGAATACAACGCGGCCTCGGTGGTGCAGGCCGACGGGACGCGCCGGCCGCTGGTGCAGATGGTGTTCGCGGATACCGGCAACGACGCGATCAAGGCGCGCAACGCGATCGAGCAGCTCGCCACCGTGGAACGCGTCGACGCCATCATCGGGCCGCTCTTCAGCGCGGAGGCGGAAGCCGCCGCCCGCGTGGCCGAGGACCGTCGCGTCGTCCTGCTCGCACCGCTCGCGACGTCGGAGACCGTTTCCCAGCAGCGCAGGTTCGTTTTTCAGGCCAACCCCACGTTCTCGATGCGCGGCCGGCTCATGGGCCGTTTCGCCGTGCGCGGCCTGCAGCTCCGCCGGCTGGGCCTGATCACCGACGGCGAAAGCCCCGAGGATCGCCTTCAGGCGGCGAACTTCGCCAACGAAGTGCTCGACCTGGGCGCGGAGCTGGTCTACGAGACCTATCTGGACGACTCCCGCTCGTGGTTCCGGCTGTCCGAAACGATGAACCGCGACTCGATCCGGCAGGCCGAAGCCGTCTTCCTGCCAATCACCGGCAGCAACGCGCCCACCCTCATCGGCGGCGCCCTCAGCAGCCTCGACCGGATCGGCGCGATAACGCGGGTGCTGGGCACCGTGTCGTGGCACAACCTGCCCATGGGCTCGCAGGCCAGCCATTACAACGTGACGTACACCAATGATTTCTACGTCGACGAGACGAGCCCGGCCAACCTGACCTTCGTCCAGCGCTTCGAGGATCTGGCGCGCCAGGCTCCATCGCGCATGGCGTATACGGGTTACGACGTGAGCACCTTCATCCTCCAGCGGTTCGAGCAGCGTCGCTACGATGCGCGCCCGCTCGTGGATCTGATCCACTCGGCACCGCCCTTCGAGGGGGTCGGTATCCGGCTCGATTTCCAGGAGGGCAACGTAAATCAGGCCATGTTCTACCACCGGTACGTCGACGGGACACCCACCCTCATGCGGTGACGCCGGCCGGCGGAACTGCCCGATACCCGTTACGTACCATCGAACGCTCGACACCCGGGGCCGGCGGCGTCCCCTGATGCACAATATCGCCGGCCTGCGCCTCGTTATGGCTGTGTCCGCCGAAGCGGGCCCGCCAGCGCCGGCCCACGAGCGCTCCCATACCGCTTTCCCTCTGTTTATGCGTACGCTTCTTACCAGTGCCACCCTGTTCGCCGTCCTCCTGATCGCCGCATGCGGCAGCAGCGGACGCGTCAATTACACGACACCCCAGGAGGCATTCGGAAAAGGACGCGCCCTGTTCGAACAGCGGAAATACGAGGAGGCGGTGCCTTATTTCCAGGGGGTGTTCAGCTTCGGACGCACGCATCAGTGGGCGGCCGATGCCCAGTTGTACCTCGCGCGCACCTACGCGGCGAACAAGGATTACCTCCTGGCCGCCAACGAATACGACCGGTTCACCCGGATTTACCGGGCCGATCCCCGCATCCCGCTGGCGCACTATGAATGGGCGCTGACGTATTACCAGCTGTCGCCCAATTCCGAACTCGACCAGACGAACACGCGGCGCGCCATCGAGGAATTCCAGCTCTTCATAGAGCGATATCCCGCCGATACCCTCGTGACGGACGCCCAGGAGCGGATCACCGAACTCCGGTCCAAGCTGGCCAAAAAGCAGTTCGAGACCGCCCGCCTCTACGAGCGCCGGGATCTGTACGAAGCGGCCGCGATCTCGTACGAGACCGTGTTCGACAAATACCCGGATACCCAGTGGGCGCAGCAGGCGCTCGTCGGCGCCATCCGTACCTACATCGCGTTTGCCGATCAGAGTGTCGTGAGCCGGCGCCCAGATCGACTCAACGAGGCGATCAAGAACTACGATCGATTGACCCAGATCTTTGGCGACAGTCCGTACCTGAAGGAAGCCGAAGGCCTGTACGAACAGGCGCAGTCCCGCCTCGACGCCATCGTCACCCCCGCCGCTTCCGACACGACCGCCATCTCCAGCGGCTCCTGATGCGCGTCGGGATCTTCGGCGGGACGTTCAATCCGCCGCATTTCGCGCATCTGATCCTGGCGGAAATCATCCGCGAACAGGCCGAACTGGACCGGATTCGGTGGATCCCCACCCACACCCCGCCGCACAAGACGGCGGAGACGCCGGCCCGGCATCGATTGGCCATGACGCGCCTCGCGATCGCCGGCAACGACGCGTTCGAGGTCTCGGAAATCGAACTCGAGCGCGGTGGCCCTTCCTACACCGTCGACACCCTCGAAGCCCTGCAGCGCGCCGAGCCGGACGTCGCGTTCTCCCTGCTCATCGGCGGCGACAGCCTGGCCGACTTCATGACGTGGCGCCGGCCGGACGAGATCGTGCGGCGCGCTCCCCTGATCGTCTACCGCCGGCCCGGCGTTACCGCATCCCCGGAAGCCGCCACGCGCTTCGCCGACCGGATCCGGTACGCGGACGCCCCGGCCATCGACCTGTCGAGCCAGACCATCCGGGAACGCGTGCAGAACGGACAATCGATCCGCTATCTGGTGCCCGATAGCGTCCGGGCGTACATTACGCGGCACGGGCTGTACCGCTGAACGGCCCCTCGGCCCTCACACCATAACCCTCTCGCCTCCGTATGCGCCTCGACCGGAAAGCGGCCCGCATCATCTTCCCGCGCCTCGGATCGAACATGCCGCCGCCGATCCCCGTGGAAGCCGACTTCGACCGGTTTCGGCGCATGCAGGAAGCATACGGCTTCGGCGGGCTCGTGCTCTTCCATGGCGACCTGAGGACCACGCCGGCGCGGCTCGCCACCCTACAGCAGGAGAGCGACCATCCCATCCTGGTGGCTTCGGACATCGAACGCGGGGCCGGGCAGCAGCTCGCCGGCGCCACCCTCTTCCCGCATGCCCGGGCCTTCGAGCGCCTCGGGGCGGACGCCGAAACGGCCGTGGAGACCTTTGGAGCGATCACGGCGAGCGAGGCGCGCGCCGCCGGCATCCACATCGTCTTCGGCCCCGTCGCCGATGTCAACCGCGACCCGCGCAACCCGATCATCGGCACGCGCGCCTTCGGGTCCGACACCGAGAAGGCGGCGTCGCTCGTGCGCGCCTACATCCGGGGCTGCCGCCGCGGCGGCCTGCTGGCCACCGCCAAGCACTTCCCGGGCCACGGCAACACGCACGCCGATTCCCACGCCGAACTGCCGGTGGTCGTGGACGCCGAAGAGGTGCTCGTCGCCCATGACCTGGCGCCGTTCCGGGCCGCCATCGCGGAAGGCGTCGAATTGATCATGACGGCCCATGTGGCCTACCCGGCGCTCGACGCCTCCGGGACGCCGGCCACCGTGTCTCGCCCGATCCTGCACGACCTGCTCCGGGGCCGGCTCGGCTTTCAGGGCGCCGTCGTCACGGACAGCCTCATCATGGGCGCCGTCCGCGACCGGTACGCCACCGAAGCCGAGCGCGCGGCGGCGTTGCTGCAGGCCGGCGTCGACATCATCCTGGACCCCCTCGACCCGCCAGCCGCCGTACGCGGCGTGGTCGAAGCCGTCGAGCGAGGACTCGTGCCCGAAGAACGGCTCGACGACGCCATCCGCCGGGTCGAAGCGCTGTGGACTGCGCGGCCTGCCGCCGGGGCGCCATCCGACAGCGCCGACGCCCACCGCGCGTTTTCCGCCGAGGTCGCCCGTAGCGCCCTGCACAGCCGCCGGCTCACCGACGAGGCACTGCGCACCGGGCCGGATACGCTCTGGATCGTCCTGAACCCGTTTGCGCGAGGCACCGACAGACCGGCTCCGTATCTGGCGAGCCGGCTGGCTGAGGAGGCGGGATCCTCGTGGATGGAGATCGGTCGGGACGACGACGCGAGCGTCTACGAAACGGCCCTCCTCCGCGCGCGCGACGCCGGCGCCGTCGTCGTCGCGGCGATCGTGAAGCCGGCTGCGTGGCACGCCTTCGGGCTGCCCGAACCCATGCACGCGCTGGCGACCCGGATCTTCGCATCCCGCCCGGCGGTCCTGGCCGTGCTGGGGAGCCCGCAGGTGATGGATACGTTCCCGGATGCCGGCGTGCAGGTGTGTTCCTTCAGCGACGTGCCCGCATCCGTCGACGCCATCGCGGAGCACATCCTGCGCGTGTATCTTCCCCGCTAAGCGGCGTCCGGTGAATCAATACCGGCCTTCCTTCGGTTAGAGAAAGGCCTTACCTGACGACGGGACGAAGATCCCGAACACCCTTTCCCATGCCGGCTGATCCAGCACTATGAGCTTTTTCGATATATTCAGAGACAACTACCCTCCGCTCGTGGAACAGGCGCGCGCGGAAGTCCAGACGATGGTAGAAACGGGCCGGACGATGTTCGCGGCCGCCACCGCCTACCTGCTGGAAAACGAAATCCTCAGCGAAGACCTCAAGCGCCTCGACACCCAGATCAATGAAGGCGAACAGAAGATGCGGCGCGCCGTGCTCGAGCACCTGACGATGCGGCCAGAACGCGATCTCGTGTTCAGCCTGAAGCTGATCAGTATCGTGCACGAAGCCGAGCGGATCGGCGATCTGTCGAAGTCGCTCGCCAAGATGGCCGATCTCGCGCACAAGCCACGTCTCGGCCCGCTCGTGAGTCCGCTCCGCAGCATTCGCGACGATGTGCTGGGCCTGTTCAACATGATTCATGAGGGCTTTTTCAAGGGCAACCCCGAAGAAGCGCGCAACATCATGACGGCGCACGAGTCGCTGAAGCTGCAGGCGGCCCAGTACATCACGGAGGTCGCCAACCAGGCATCGATCACGCCCAATGAGGCCGTCGTCTACGCCATGTCCGCCCGCATGCTGAGCCGCGTCAGCTCGCACCTCGCCAACATCGCGTCGACGGTGGTTTCGCCGCTGGACCAGATGCACCGCGCGCCGGCGGCTCCCGAAGCTCCCTGACACCTGCTCCCCCATCAAGACCCACACCCGATGGCCGTAGAATCTCAACCCACCGAACTCGGAACGCCGGCACACGCCTTCGACCTCCCCATCGCCAATCCCTGGATCGACGGCGAGGCCTCGACTACCCGTAGCCTCCGCCAGTACGACGAGGCCGAAGTGCTCGTCGTCGTGTTTACGTGCAACCACTGCCCGTACGCGGTGCATGTCGAACGCGCGCTCGTGGCGCTCGCGAAGACCTATACACCAAACGAGGCCCAGTTCGTCGCCATCAGCTCCAACGACGCCACGACACATCCTGAAGACCGCTTCGACAAGATGGCGGAGCGCGCACGGGAGATCGGCATGCCCTTCCCTTACCTGCACGACGAGACGCAGTTGACGGCGCGCGCCTACGGTGCCGTGTGCACGCCCGACTTCTTCGTGTACGACAAGAACCGCAAGCTGGCGTACCGGGGCCGATTCGACGAGACCCGCCCCAATATGGGCACCGCGCACGGTGGTGAACTGCGTAAGGTCATCGAAGCGCTCCTCGCCACCGGCCGATACGACGGTCCCCAGCACCCCGCGATGGGATGCAGCATCAAGTGGAAGCGGGCCGACTGACGCCGCGTGGGCGCAGAGGTGAGCCTCGGCATGGCGGCGCCGTAAATCGAGGCATCGCCCCGGCCTTTCTTTGATCCCTGGCGTTCGATCCGTACACTCTGACCATCTCGTACGCCAACCGGTATTCGCCAAGCACGAATCGTATGGACTGGATCGTCCTGCTGCCTCCGATCCTCGCAATCGGGCTCGCGTTGTGGACGCGCGAAGTGTACCTCTCGCTCTTTGCCGGCCTGTGGGTCGGCACCACCATCATCGCCGGCGGCAACCCGATCCTCGGGCTCCGCGAACTGGGGGATCAACTGGTGGCCGTGTTCGCGGATGCGGGCAACACCCGGGTGGTGTTCTTTTGCGTGCTCGTAGGCAGCCTGATCGCCCTGGTGCAGGCATCCGGCGGCGTAGAGGGGTTTATTCGATGGGCGCAGGCCCGGGGCTGGGGCACGACACGACGGGGCGCCGAGCTGCTGGCGTGGGTGATCGGGATGCTCATCTTCGTGGAATCGAGCATCACGTCGCTGACCGTCGGCGCCGTGAGCCGGTCGTTTTTCGAGAAGCTGCGGATCCCGCGCGAAAAGCTCGCCTACTACTGCGACGCGACCAGCGCGCCCGTGTGCATGATGATCCCGCTCAACGGTTGGGGCGCGTATATCCTCGGCCTGCTCGCCGCGCAGGGCATCGCGGACACCTCGGCGGTGCAGCTGCTCGCCACCTCGCTCGCGTTCAATTTCTTCTCGTGGTTCACGATCCTCTTCAGCCTCTTTCTGGCGATAACCGGCTGGAGTTTCGGGTCGATGCGTCGCGCAGAGGCGCGAGCCCTCGCCACGGGGCAGACACTGCGCGAAGGGGCACGTCCGATGATCGCCGATGAAGTCGCCGGCCTCGAACCGATCGCCGGTGCGCCGTTTCAGATGCGCGACCTCGTCGTCCCCATCCTCGTCATGGTCGGCATGATCTTCGTCGGCCTCTGGATCACGGGCAACGGCCATCTGATGGCCGGCAGCGGATCCACCTCGGTGCTGTGGGCCGTGACGATGGGGATCGGCGCGGCGATGTTGCTCTACAGCATCCCGCGAAACGGAAAGCGGGTGATGTCGCCCGTGGAGGCGACCGGTCTGATCCTCAAGGGCGCGTCCGGTCTCCTGCCGGTGACCATCCTGATCGTTTTTGCGTTTGCGCTCGGGCAGGTCTCCCGAGAACTCGAAATGGGCCCTTACCTGGTCGGCCTGATCGGCGGCGACGGGCCGGCGTGGTGGCTGCCATCGGCGATCTTCATCGTCAGCGGACTCGTTTCGTTCACGCTGGGGTCGTCGTGGTCGGCCTTCGCGATCATGATTCCCATCGCCCTGCCGCTCGCGGACGGCCTGGGCATCTCGCCGGCGCTGATGCTGGGCGCCGTGCTTTCGGGCGGCGTCTACGGGGATCACGCCTCGCCGCTTTCCGACACGACGATCATCTCATCGATGGCCGCCGCGTCCGATCACATCGATCATGTCAACACGCAGCTCCCCTACACGCTGCTCGTCGCCGGCCTGGCGCTGGTGGCGTTTATCGTCGCCGGCGTTTTCGCATAGCGCCGGCGCGCCGTTCCGGGTGCGGACGCCACGCCCCATTTCCTGCCACCGCCATGTTCGACAGCTCCGCCTTTGACTCCTGGCCCACCGTGCTATCGGGGGCGCTCGTTTTCGGGCTGCTGTTCGGCGTCGTCGGCTTGCTTTCGGACTTCCTGTTCAGCGGCGCGTGGCAGGTCACGCGGTTCGCCGCCGGCTTCGCGGGGAGCGCCTTCGTCGGCTACATCGTCGTTTCCTTGCTCATCCGCCGCAGCGGCGAAGACGCCTGAAGCACGCGGCGTCATCGGGGATATTTTACGCGATTCCTCTCGGTCGCCAGGATCCTGGCCGATACCCCTGGGGTAGTAAACCCATACCGGAAGCGCTTCCGGATTTCTACATACATGGTTGGTTTACAAGATGATAGATCCCAATACGACCGCCTTGCTCGACGACGAGCGTTCGGCGTTTGAAAAGGCGGGGGCCGAATCGATCGATCCCCGTTGCGTTCCCCAGTACCTCGACGGCCCGCCCCCCATCGGGCCCCAGATCATCCCCCCTGCCTACGCGCCGGCGGACCAGGAAACCTGGCGCCAGCTCTTCGAACGGCAGATGGCCTTATTGCCCGGACGCGCCGGCGAGGCCTACCTCAACGGCGTCAGCCTGATGGGCATGACACCGGCCGGCATCCCGGCGCTCCGCGATCTCAGCGAGGCGCTGCACCGGGCGACGGGTTGGCAGGTCGCACGCATCCCCGGACTGCTCCACGAGAAGGAGTTCTTCGAGCTGCTGGCCCAGCGCATCTTCCCCTCCACCGACTACATCCGGGGGCGGCACGAGATCGACTATACCCCGGCGCCCGATTGCTTCCACGACATGTTCGGCCACATGCCCATGCTGACAGAGCCGGCGTTCGCGGATTTTTACCAGCTCTTCGGGCAGGCCGCGCTCAACGCACGCGGCGCGGATCGCCCCCGGCTGGAGCGGCTCCACTGGTTCACCGTCGAGTTCGGCCTCATCAAACAGGCCGAAGGACTGCGCATTTTCGGCGCCGGCATCCTCTCGTCAAAAGACGAGGTCGTGCACGCCCTTTCGGACCATGTCGACGTGCGCCCCTTTTCCACCGACGCCATCACCGTCCAGGACTACGACGTGTGGCACCTGCAACCCATCCTCTATGTCCTCGAATCCTTCGACCAACTGGTCGATGGGTTCAAGACCTGGGCCAA includes the following:
- a CDS encoding Na+/H+ antiporter NhaC family protein, which translates into the protein MDWIVLLPPILAIGLALWTREVYLSLFAGLWVGTTIIAGGNPILGLRELGDQLVAVFADAGNTRVVFFCVLVGSLIALVQASGGVEGFIRWAQARGWGTTRRGAELLAWVIGMLIFVESSITSLTVGAVSRSFFEKLRIPREKLAYYCDATSAPVCMMIPLNGWGAYILGLLAAQGIADTSAVQLLATSLAFNFFSWFTILFSLFLAITGWSFGSMRRAEARALATGQTLREGARPMIADEVAGLEPIAGAPFQMRDLVVPILVMVGMIFVGLWITGNGHLMAGSGSTSVLWAVTMGIGAAMLLYSIPRNGKRVMSPVEATGLILKGASGLLPVTILIVFAFALGQVSRELEMGPYLVGLIGGDGPAWWLPSAIFIVSGLVSFTLGSSWSAFAIMIPIALPLADGLGISPALMLGAVLSGGVYGDHASPLSDTTIISSMAAASDHIDHVNTQLPYTLLVAGLALVAFIVAGVFA
- a CDS encoding phenylalanine 4-monooxygenase, with the protein product MIDPNTTALLDDERSAFEKAGAESIDPRCVPQYLDGPPPIGPQIIPPAYAPADQETWRQLFERQMALLPGRAGEAYLNGVSLMGMTPAGIPALRDLSEALHRATGWQVARIPGLLHEKEFFELLAQRIFPSTDYIRGRHEIDYTPAPDCFHDMFGHMPMLTEPAFADFYQLFGQAALNARGADRPRLERLHWFTVEFGLIKQAEGLRIFGAGILSSKDEVVHALSDHVDVRPFSTDAITVQDYDVWHLQPILYVLESFDQLVDGFKTWAKGRGLV